Within the Streptomyces sp. NBC_00353 genome, the region GTGACGACTTCCGCGCTGCCTCGGCTGCTGCCTCGCCTGCCAGCACGCTCCGTGCTGTCGCGGAACGCCTACGTGGTGTGAGCCATCCAAGAGCGGCCATGTCGTGAGCATAGCCAGTCTGTTGAGCCCTTCCCGACCTGCCGGGATGCGGTGGCGTGAACTCTCGGCGGCCGAATTGTTAAACGGGTGATTCGGGGCGTACCGGATCAGTGCCGGATGAGTTACGGAAAGGGCGGGCGGTCGGCGCAGAATGAAGGCATGAGTGCCTTGTTGCGTCGTACGAAGAAGAAGCCCGCGGACCGGGTGGTGACCCTGGTCGGGAAACCGGGGTGTCACCTCTGTGACGACGCGAGGCTGGTGGTGCGGGAGGTCTGCGAGGAGACCGGTGCGTCCTGGGAGGAGAAGGACATCACTCAGGACGAGGGGCTGCACCGGGAGTACTGGGAGCAGATTCCGGTCGTCCTCATTGATAACGAACAGCACACGTTCTGGCGGGTGGATCCGGCGAGGCTGCGCAGCGCGCTGCTTTCCTGAGTGAAACCCGGTTACCATCGTGGGCGTTTTGAGTGATCTCGGGGGCGTAGTCGTGAGGAGTGTGTACCGCTTTGCCCCCTTCGGGCCTGCAACGGGCTGATGCGATCCAAGGTTCCGGGATCGCGCGACGGATGTGCGTGACCCCGGTCACTTTGACCGGACAAAACGGACACCATCTTTGTGCACGCGTTCACAAAGACATAGCCTGCATTCGACGGGGCGGTCTTGGAACATATGGCCGCCTGCAGCCCCGCTCATCCCGCAGGAGCACCGTGGCAACTGGCCGAACTCACCGACCGGCGACCCGTAGCCGAGGAATTCCCGAGGCCACCGTCGCCCGGCTTCCGCTGTATCTCCGCGCACTGACCGCGCTCTCCGAGCGCTCGGTCCCCACGGTCTCGTCCGAGGAACTCGCCGCGGCGGCGGGAGTCAACTCTGCCAAGCTGCGGAAGGACTTCAGCTACCTCGGCTCCTACGGGACGCGTGGCGTCGGGTACGACGTCGAGTACCTCGTCTACCAGATCTCCCGCGAGCTCGGGCTCACCCAGGACTGGCCGGTCGTCATCGTCGGTATCGGTAATCTCGGCGCCGCGCTCGCCAACTACGGCGGCTTCGCCTCCCGCGGTTTCCGGGTCGCCGCGCTGATCGACGCGGACCCCGCGATGGCCGGTACGCCCGTCGCCGGGATTCCCGTCCAGCACGCCGACGAGCTGGAGAAGATCGTCAGCGACAACGGCGTGTCGATCGGTGTCATCTCCACCCCGGCCGGTGCCGCCCAGCAGGTCTGCGACCGCCTCGTCGCCGCGGGCGTCACCTCCATCCTGAACTTCGCGCCGACGGTGCTCTCCGTGCCGGACGGCGTCGACGTCCGCAAGGTCGACCTCTCGATCGAACTCCAGATTCTCGCCTTCCACGAGCAGCGCAAGGCCGGCGAGGATGCCGGGGGCGACGTCGACCAGGCCGCACCGCCCGTGCGCGCCGCCACGAGCAGCAGCCGGAAGGGACCCGACGGGGACATGCCCGCCGTGATGCCGGCATGAGTCTCCTTGTCGTAGGGCTGAGCCACCGCAGCGCCCCGGTCTCCGTACTGGAGCGGGCGTCGCTGGCTGCCGAGACGCAGGCCAAGCTGCTGCAGGACGCCCTGGCAGCGGAGCCCGCGGCCGAGGCCGCCGTCCTCGCCACCTGTAACCGCATCGAGCTGTACGCCGACGTGGACAAGTTCCACGCGGGCGTCGCCGAGCTGTCCACGCTCCTCGCGCAGCACAGCGGGGTCGGGCTGGACGAACTCACTCCGTATCTCTATGTGCACTACGAGGACCGGGCCGTCCACCACCTCTTCTCGGTGGCGTGCGGGCTGGACTCGATGGTCGTCGGCGAGGGCCAGATCCTCGGCCAGATCAAGGACGCGCTGGCGCTGGGGCAGGAGAGCCACACCGCGGGCCGGCTGCTGAACGACCTTTTCCAGCAGTCTTTGCGGGTCGGCAAGCGCGCGCACAGCGAGACCGGGATCGACCGGGCCGGGCAGTCGCTCGTCACCTTCGGCCTGCAGCAGCTCGCGGGCGGCGCCGACACCGCCGACTGGGCCGGCGGCAAGCGCGCTCTGGTGATCGGCGCCGGTTCGATGTCGTCGCTGGCCGCCGCCACGCTGGCCCGTACCGGTGTCGCCGAGATCGTCGTCGCCAACCGGACCCGGGCCCGCGCCGACCGGCTGGTCGAGATCCTGAGCCAGGCCGGTGGCACGGGAGTGACCGCCCGGGCCGTCGAGATGGCCGCGGTCTCCGACGAACTGACACGTGCCGATGTCGTCGTCTCCTGTACCGGTGCGACGGGACTCGTCCTGACCGGTGAGACCGTCGCCGGTGCGCTCGGCCTGCCGTTCGACGCGGCCTCCACCGCCGTCGAGGCGCCCGCCGTGCCCGCCGCCGACCTGGACCAGCACGCCGCGTGGGTGGAGAACGGTTCCGCCGCCACGACCGCGCAGGCCCAGGCCGTGCGCCAGGCCACCGTGCCCGCGCAGTCCACCGGCCCCGTCCGGCTCGCCCTGCTCGACCTCGCCATGCCGCGCGACATCGACGGCGCGGCGGCCCGCCTCGCCGGTGTGCGCCTCGTCGACATCGAGTCGCTCGCCGAGGCGTCCGCGGATGCTCCGATGGCCGCCGATGTGGATCAGGTGCGCACCATCGTCGCCGACGAGGTCGCCGCGTTCGGCGCCGCCCAGCGCGCCGCCCACATCACCCCGACCGTGGTCGCCCTGCGCACCATGGCCGCCGATGTGGTGGCCGGCGAGATCGCGCGGCTCGACGGGCGTCTCCCCGACCTGGACGAGAAGCAGCGCGCCGAGATCACGCAGACCGTGCGCCGCGTCGTCGACAAGCTCCTGCACGCGCCCACCGTGCGGGTCAAGCAGCTCGCCAGTGAGCCCGGCGGCGCCGGGTACGCCGATGCGCTGCGGGAACTCTTCGACCTCGACCCGCAGACGGTCGCCGCCGTCTCCCGGGCAGACCTGAACGACCCGAATCGAGGGCGGTCATGACCGACAACTCACCCCGCGCGCAGACCGGCGCGCCGCTCCGGCTGGGCACCCGGCGCAGCAAGCTCGCCATGGCGCAGTCCGGCCTGGTCGCCGACGCGGTCAGCGAGGTGACCGGGCGCGCCGTCGAGCTCGTCGAGGTCACCACGTACGGAGACATCTCCAAGGAGCATCTCGCGCAGATCGGCGGCACCGGCGTGTTCGTCGCGGCGCTGCGTGAGGCCCTGCTGCGAGGCGAGGTGGACTTCGCCGTCCACTCGCTCAAGGACCTGCCGACCGCACAGCCCGAGGGCCTCGTGCTTGCTGCCGTACCGCGGCGCGAGGACCCGCGCGACGTGCTGGTGGCGCGGGACGGGCTGACCTTCGAGCAGCTGCCGTCCGGCGCCCGCATAGGCACCGGCTCGCCGCGCCGCATGGCGCAGCTCAACGCGTACGCCCGCAGCCACGGCCTCGACATCGAGACCGTGCCGATCCGTGGCAACGTCGATACGCGTATCGGATTTGTACGAAGCGGTGAACTGGACGCGGTGGTTCTCGCCGCGGCCGGGCTCAGCCGCCTCGGCCGGACCGGTGAGGTGACCGACTTCCTGCCGGTCGACACCGTTCTGCCCGCTCCCGGTCAGGGAGCACTGGCGATCGAATGCGCTGCAACCAGCGCGGACCTCGCCGCCGCGCTCGCCGAGCTCGACGACCCGTACACCCGGGTCGCCGTGACCGCCGAGCGTTCCCTGCTCGCCGCCCTGGAGGCCGGCTGCTCCGCACCTGTGGGTGCGCTGGCCGACCTCCTGGTCGACGGACAGGCTGTCAACGAACTGCGCCTGCGCGGTGTCGTCGGTTCCACCGACGGCGCCTCGCTGGTACAGATGTCCATCACCGGTCCCGTCCCCACGTCGCACGACGACGCGGCGGCCCTCGGTCGCGAGCTCGCGACCGAGATGCTTGCCAAGGGTGCGGCCGGTCTTATGGGGGAGCGAGCACTTTGAGCCCCACCGGCCCCGCCGTATCCGACTTTCCGGTCCTGTCCGCAGGGCACGTCACCTTCCTCGGCGCCGGTCCCGGCGATCCGGGACTGCTGACTCTGCGCGCTGTCGAGGCGCTCGCGAGCGCGGACGTTCTTGTCGCCGAGCCGGACGTGCTCGGCGTTGTTCGCGGCCATGCGCGGGCAGGCGTAAGCACGCCTGAGCTGGCGGTTGTTGACGTGTCATCAACACCCGCCGGTGTGCCCGTTCTCAGGGACGCGGCCAATCTTGTCATGGAGGCCGCGAAGGGCGGCAGGCGGGTCGTCCGTGCCGTCTCCGGTGACCCCGGCCTGGACGGGTCCGCGGGCGCGGAGATGCTGGCCTGCGCCGCCGCCGGCATCCCCTTCGAGGTCGTCCCCGGTGTCGCGAACGCCGTGGGCGTGCCCGCGTACGCCGGTGTGCCGCTGCGCGACGCGCAGGGCGCCGACGTCCGGTTCGTCGACGCCCGCACCGCCTCGGACCGCTGCTGGACCGAGATCGGCGCGAGCGACGCAACGGCTGTCGTCTCGACGACGCTGGACTCGGTCGCGGCCACCGCGGGCGAGCTGGTCTCGGCGGGCCGCAAGCCCGACACCCCGCTCACCGTCACGGTCGCGGGTACGACGACCCGGCAGCGCACCTGGACGGCGACCCTCGGGACGATCGCCCAGGTTCTCAAGCAGGCGAAGGTGCTGCCGTCGCCGGAGGGGCACCAGCCGGTCATAGCCGTGGTCGGTGAGCGCAGCTCCGCCGCCCAGCGCGACCAGCTCTCGTGGTTCGAGTCCAAGCCGCTCTTCGGTTGGAAGGTGCTCGTGCCGCGTACGAAGGAGCAGGCGGCGTCGCTCTCCGACCAGCTGCGTTCGTACGGCGCCGTGCCGCACGAGGTCCCGACGATCGCCGTCGAGCCGCCGCGTACGCCGCAGCAGATGGAGCGCGCGGTCAAGGGCCTCGTCACGGGCCGCTACGAGTGGATCGCCTTCACCAGCGTCAACGCGGTCAAGGCCGTCCGGGAGAAGTTCGAGGAGTACGGGCTCGACGCCCGTGCCTTCGCCGGCATCAAGGTCGCGGCGGTCGGCGAGCAGACCGCCGCCGCGCTGATCGACTTCGGTGTGAAGCCGGACCTGGTGCCGTCCGGTGAGCAGTCCGCTGCCGGTCTGCTGGAGGACTGGCCGCCCTACGACCCGGTCTTCGACCCGATCGACCGTGTCTTCCTGCCGCGCGCCGACATCGCCACGGAGACGCTGGTCGCCGGGCTCATCGAGCTGGGCTGGGAGGTCGACGACGTCACCGCGTACCGCACGGTCCGCGCCTCGCCGCCGCCGTCCGACACCCGTGAGGCCATCAAGGGCGGCGGTTTCGACGCGGTGCTCTTCACCTCGTCGTCGACCGTCCGGAACCTGGTCGGCATCGCGGGCAAGCCGCACAACGTGACTGTCATCGCGTGCATCGGCCCTGCCACGGCGAAGACCGCCGAGGAGCACGGTCTGCGGGTGGACGTGCTGTCGCCGGAGCCGTCGGTGCACAAGCTGGCCGCGGCGCTCGCCGAGTTCGGCGCGCAGCGCCGGGACGCGGCGAAGGAGGCCGGTGACCCGGTGACGCGGCCGAGCGAGCGGCGTCCTGGGGCGCGGAGGCGTCGTACGACGACCTGACCCGGCCCGTTCGGGAGTGTTCAGGAGCCTCAGGGGCCCGGCTGTTTCGGCAGCCGGGCCCCTGCCCGTTCTCCCGTTCGTTTTTCCGGCACAGGTGTCGGTAAGACGGTGATGTGTACGGGTCTATCGTCGAAGGATGACTGTGTACGGAAACTTCCCCGGCTCCCGCCCCCGGCGGCTGCGGACGACCCCGGCGATGCGGCGGATGGTCGCCGAGACACGGCTCGACCCGGCGAACCTGATCCTGCCCGCGTTCGTACGCGAGGGCATCACGGCGCCCGTCGCCATCTCGGCCATGCCCGGTGTCCAGCAGCACACCCTGGACACCCTCCGGAAGGCCGCCGTCGACGCGGTCTCGGCCGGGGTCTCCGGGATCATGCTCTTCGGCGTTCCGGCGGACGAGAACAAGGACGCCCGGGGAACCGCGGGCACCGACCCGGACGGCATCCTCCAGGTCGGTCTGCGCGCGGTGCGCGAAGAGGTCGGCGACGATCTCGTCGTCATGTCGGACCTGTGCCTCGACGAGTACACGGACCACGGTCACTGCGGTGTCCTGACCGCCGACGGCCGCGTCGACAACGACGCCACTCTCGAGCGGTACGCCGAGATGGCCCAGGTCCAGGCGGATGCGGGCGCCCATGTGGTCGGCCCCAGCGGCATGATGGACGGCCAGGTCGGCGTGATCCGCGACGCGCTCGACCAGACCGGGCACGAGGACGTGGCGATCCTCGCCTACACGGCGAAGTACTCGTCGGCCTTCTACGGGCCGTTCCGAGAGGCGGTCGGCTCCTCGCTGAAGGGCGACCGCAAGACGTATCAGCAGGACCCGGCGAACGCTCGCGAGTCCCTGCGCGAGCTGGCACTCGATCTCGACGAGGGCGCCGACATGGTCATGGTCAAGCCGGCCGGACCGTACCTGGACATCCTGGTGAAGGTCGCCGACTCGGTGGACGTGCCGGTCGCCGCGTACCAGATCAGCGGCGAGTACGCGATGATCGAGGCCGCCGCGGAGAAGGGCTGGATCGACCGCGACGCGGCGATCATGGAGAGCCTGACCGGGATCCGCCGCGCGGGTGCGCAGATGATCCTGACGTACTGGGCGACGGAGGTCGCCGAGCGGCTGCGCCGTTCGTAGCAGCCGTCCCCTGGAGCCCGCGTCGCCTCACGCCGCGGGTTCCAGGCCCCAGGACGAGAGGATGCGGACCGCCTCGTGGCCGAGCGTGGCGTCCGCGGACAGCCGGTGCAGCAGCTCGATCCGCTTGTCGCTGGGGCCCGCCTCGTCGAGCGCCGCCAGGGCGTTGTCCCGCACGAGCCGGTCGAAGTCGTCCATGATGGCGGCGGCCAGCACTTCGTGGACCTCCGGGTCGTCCGCGTAGGGACCGAGCGCCATGGCCGCGTACTGGCGGACCAGATCGTCGTCGGGGCCACGCACCACGGCCACCAGCGCCCGGCCCGCGTGGAGCCGTGACTCGGCCTCGGCCGGTGGCCGCAGGCGCAGGACCGTGGTGGCTTCGACCCGTGCGAGGTCGTACTCCTCCGAGTCGGCGGTCACCGAGGCGAGGAAGGGCACGGCGTCCGGATGGTCCGGGCGGTCCGCGAGTACGTCGCCCATTGCGGCGATGAGTTCGCGCTTTTCGTCGCTTTCGGCAGGCAGTGCACGGAACTGCTCGATGAGGCTGTCTGTCCGGTCCATGAAGTGTGCGCTGCCCTGTGCGCGGTGAAGTATTCCTTCGGCGGAAGTGTCCGGCCCCGGCGGGAGTCGGCCGGGGAACGGACGAGGCGCGTCCTCAGTCCCACCAGAACGACCAGGAATCCTCGCCCAGCACGTACTGGTCCGCGTAGGCGCGCAGGGTGTCCGGGGTGGTGTGGGCGATGTTGTCCGGGCAGAACGCGAAGTGCTCGGCGGCGACCGCCACCGCTTCGTCGACAGTGGTCGGCGGGGTGGCCACCGAGACGATCAGATG harbors:
- a CDS encoding glutaredoxin family protein; the protein is MSALLRRTKKKPADRVVTLVGKPGCHLCDDARLVVREVCEETGASWEEKDITQDEGLHREYWEQIPVVLIDNEQHTFWRVDPARLRSALLS
- a CDS encoding redox-sensing transcriptional repressor Rex; translated protein: MATGRTHRPATRSRGIPEATVARLPLYLRALTALSERSVPTVSSEELAAAAGVNSAKLRKDFSYLGSYGTRGVGYDVEYLVYQISRELGLTQDWPVVIVGIGNLGAALANYGGFASRGFRVAALIDADPAMAGTPVAGIPVQHADELEKIVSDNGVSIGVISTPAGAAQQVCDRLVAAGVTSILNFAPTVLSVPDGVDVRKVDLSIELQILAFHEQRKAGEDAGGDVDQAAPPVRAATSSSRKGPDGDMPAVMPA
- a CDS encoding glutamyl-tRNA reductase; translated protein: MSLLVVGLSHRSAPVSVLERASLAAETQAKLLQDALAAEPAAEAAVLATCNRIELYADVDKFHAGVAELSTLLAQHSGVGLDELTPYLYVHYEDRAVHHLFSVACGLDSMVVGEGQILGQIKDALALGQESHTAGRLLNDLFQQSLRVGKRAHSETGIDRAGQSLVTFGLQQLAGGADTADWAGGKRALVIGAGSMSSLAAATLARTGVAEIVVANRTRARADRLVEILSQAGGTGVTARAVEMAAVSDELTRADVVVSCTGATGLVLTGETVAGALGLPFDAASTAVEAPAVPAADLDQHAAWVENGSAATTAQAQAVRQATVPAQSTGPVRLALLDLAMPRDIDGAAARLAGVRLVDIESLAEASADAPMAADVDQVRTIVADEVAAFGAAQRAAHITPTVVALRTMAADVVAGEIARLDGRLPDLDEKQRAEITQTVRRVVDKLLHAPTVRVKQLASEPGGAGYADALRELFDLDPQTVAAVSRADLNDPNRGRS
- the hemC gene encoding hydroxymethylbilane synthase; protein product: MTDNSPRAQTGAPLRLGTRRSKLAMAQSGLVADAVSEVTGRAVELVEVTTYGDISKEHLAQIGGTGVFVAALREALLRGEVDFAVHSLKDLPTAQPEGLVLAAVPRREDPRDVLVARDGLTFEQLPSGARIGTGSPRRMAQLNAYARSHGLDIETVPIRGNVDTRIGFVRSGELDAVVLAAAGLSRLGRTGEVTDFLPVDTVLPAPGQGALAIECAATSADLAAALAELDDPYTRVAVTAERSLLAALEAGCSAPVGALADLLVDGQAVNELRLRGVVGSTDGASLVQMSITGPVPTSHDDAAALGRELATEMLAKGAAGLMGERAL
- a CDS encoding bifunctional uroporphyrinogen-III C-methyltransferase/uroporphyrinogen-III synthase; its protein translation is MSPTGPAVSDFPVLSAGHVTFLGAGPGDPGLLTLRAVEALASADVLVAEPDVLGVVRGHARAGVSTPELAVVDVSSTPAGVPVLRDAANLVMEAAKGGRRVVRAVSGDPGLDGSAGAEMLACAAAGIPFEVVPGVANAVGVPAYAGVPLRDAQGADVRFVDARTASDRCWTEIGASDATAVVSTTLDSVAATAGELVSAGRKPDTPLTVTVAGTTTRQRTWTATLGTIAQVLKQAKVLPSPEGHQPVIAVVGERSSAAQRDQLSWFESKPLFGWKVLVPRTKEQAASLSDQLRSYGAVPHEVPTIAVEPPRTPQQMERAVKGLVTGRYEWIAFTSVNAVKAVREKFEEYGLDARAFAGIKVAAVGEQTAAALIDFGVKPDLVPSGEQSAAGLLEDWPPYDPVFDPIDRVFLPRADIATETLVAGLIELGWEVDDVTAYRTVRASPPPSDTREAIKGGGFDAVLFTSSSTVRNLVGIAGKPHNVTVIACIGPATAKTAEEHGLRVDVLSPEPSVHKLAAALAEFGAQRRDAAKEAGDPVTRPSERRPGARRRRTTT
- the hemB gene encoding porphobilinogen synthase, with product MTVYGNFPGSRPRRLRTTPAMRRMVAETRLDPANLILPAFVREGITAPVAISAMPGVQQHTLDTLRKAAVDAVSAGVSGIMLFGVPADENKDARGTAGTDPDGILQVGLRAVREEVGDDLVVMSDLCLDEYTDHGHCGVLTADGRVDNDATLERYAEMAQVQADAGAHVVGPSGMMDGQVGVIRDALDQTGHEDVAILAYTAKYSSAFYGPFREAVGSSLKGDRKTYQQDPANARESLRELALDLDEGADMVMVKPAGPYLDILVKVADSVDVPVAAYQISGEYAMIEAAAEKGWIDRDAAIMESLTGIRRAGAQMILTYWATEVAERLRRS
- a CDS encoding HEAT repeat domain-containing protein, with amino-acid sequence MDRTDSLIEQFRALPAESDEKRELIAAMGDVLADRPDHPDAVPFLASVTADSEEYDLARVEATTVLRLRPPAEAESRLHAGRALVAVVRGPDDDLVRQYAAMALGPYADDPEVHEVLAAAIMDDFDRLVRDNALAALDEAGPSDKRIELLHRLSADATLGHEAVRILSSWGLEPAA